Proteins encoded in a region of the Streptomyces sp. NBC_01471 genome:
- a CDS encoding enoyl-CoA hydratase/isomerase family protein, whose translation MSLRVERDRETGVAVVTLDRPDRLNAVDLATAGELASVWREFRFDTSVRAVVVTGAGTRAFCTGMDRSAEVPQPPSPYSLDDPLIAIGPKANDLWKPVIAAVRGMACGGAFYLLGEAEFVIAAEDATFFDPHTSYGMVSAYETIYLAQRMPFGEVARMALMGAAERISARRAYETGLVSEVTAPGDELAAAVGCAGTIASYPTEAVQGTVRAVWAAKEGARAQALAQAPHLVALGNLPPDRQSALFGARKGEFRVR comes from the coding sequence ATGAGCCTGCGTGTGGAGCGGGACCGGGAGACGGGCGTCGCGGTCGTCACCCTCGACCGGCCCGACCGGCTCAACGCCGTCGATCTGGCCACTGCCGGTGAACTGGCATCTGTCTGGCGGGAGTTCCGCTTCGACACCTCGGTACGGGCAGTCGTCGTCACCGGCGCCGGGACGCGGGCCTTCTGCACCGGCATGGACCGCTCGGCCGAGGTGCCGCAGCCGCCGTCCCCGTACTCCCTCGACGACCCGTTGATCGCGATCGGCCCGAAGGCCAACGATCTCTGGAAGCCGGTGATCGCCGCGGTGCGCGGGATGGCCTGCGGCGGTGCGTTCTATCTGCTGGGCGAGGCGGAGTTCGTGATCGCGGCCGAGGACGCGACCTTCTTCGACCCGCACACGTCGTACGGCATGGTCAGCGCCTACGAGACCATCTACCTCGCCCAGCGGATGCCTTTCGGCGAGGTCGCCCGGATGGCGCTGATGGGGGCGGCCGAGCGGATCTCGGCACGGCGGGCGTACGAGACCGGGCTGGTCAGCGAGGTGACGGCGCCCGGCGACGAGCTGGCCGCGGCGGTCGGCTGCGCCGGGACGATCGCCTCGTATCCGACGGAGGCGGTGCAGGGGACGGTACGGGCGGTGTGGGCCGCGAAAGAGGGGGCCCGCGCCCAGGCGCTGGCGCAGGCCCCCCATCTGGTGGCGCTCGGCAATCTGCCGCCGGACCGGCAGTCGGCGCTGTTCGGCGCCAGGAAGGGTGAGTTCCGGGTGCGGTAG
- a CDS encoding lipid-transfer protein, with protein MATLKDATAIVGIGQTAFAKQLPESEKALACRAILAALDDAGIAPSEVDAFSSYTMEETDEVEVAKAVGAGDVTFFSKIGYGGGGSCATVAHLAAAVATGQANVGVAWRSRKRGSGPRPWKNTAVQLPTPAQWTRPFGLLRPADEIGMLARRYMHEYGATRDHLFNVALACRNRANQNPAAIMYDRPLTRDMYMTSRWISEPLCLFDNCLETDGALACVIVSADRARDCRQKPVYVHAAAQGLPAQHHGMVNYWNDDPLTGPSWTAARHLWKHADFGPDDVDVAQIYDAFTPLVPLSLEGYGFCGRGEGAGFTEGGALEIGGRLPVNTGGGGLSEGYVHGFNLITEGVKQLRGSSTAQVPDAGTCLVTAGECVPTSAILLRS; from the coding sequence GTGGCGACGCTCAAAGACGCAACGGCGATAGTCGGGATAGGCCAGACCGCGTTCGCCAAGCAACTCCCGGAATCCGAGAAGGCGTTGGCCTGCCGGGCGATTCTCGCCGCCCTGGACGACGCCGGGATCGCACCCTCCGAGGTGGACGCGTTCTCCTCGTACACGATGGAGGAGACCGACGAGGTCGAGGTCGCCAAGGCGGTGGGGGCGGGCGACGTCACCTTCTTCTCGAAGATCGGCTACGGCGGCGGCGGTTCCTGCGCGACCGTCGCGCACCTCGCTGCGGCCGTCGCGACCGGACAGGCGAACGTCGGGGTCGCCTGGCGCTCGCGCAAACGCGGCAGCGGCCCGCGCCCCTGGAAGAACACGGCGGTCCAGCTGCCGACCCCCGCCCAGTGGACCCGCCCCTTCGGCCTGCTGCGGCCCGCCGACGAGATCGGCATGCTGGCCCGCCGGTACATGCACGAGTACGGCGCCACCCGCGACCACCTCTTCAACGTCGCGCTGGCCTGCCGCAACCGCGCCAACCAGAACCCGGCCGCGATCATGTACGACCGCCCGCTGACCCGCGACATGTATATGACCTCGCGGTGGATCAGCGAACCGCTCTGCCTCTTCGACAACTGTCTGGAGACGGACGGCGCGCTGGCCTGCGTCATCGTCTCCGCCGACCGCGCCCGCGACTGCCGGCAGAAGCCCGTGTACGTCCACGCGGCGGCCCAGGGCCTGCCCGCCCAGCACCACGGCATGGTCAACTACTGGAACGACGACCCGCTGACCGGACCCTCCTGGACCGCGGCCCGGCACCTGTGGAAGCACGCGGACTTCGGCCCGGACGACGTCGACGTGGCGCAGATCTACGACGCCTTCACCCCGCTCGTCCCGCTCTCCCTGGAGGGATACGGCTTCTGCGGACGCGGCGAGGGCGCCGGGTTCACCGAGGGCGGCGCCCTGGAGATCGGCGGCAGGCTGCCGGTCAACACCGGCGGCGGCGGGCTCAGCGAAGGGTACGTGCACGGCTTCAACCTCATCACCGAAGGCGTGAAGCAGCTGCGCGGCAGCTCCACCGCCCAGGTTCCCGACGCCGGTACCTGCCTGGTCACGGCGGGCGAGTGCGTCCCCACATCCGCGATCCTGCTGAGGAGTTGA
- a CDS encoding OB-fold domain-containing protein encodes MLQPVTDEDGAPFWEYTARHELRVQSCAECSTLRFPPRPCCPRCQSFDSEWRRMSGRGRIWSYVLPHPPLLPDYAAQAPYNAVVVELADAPHIRLVGNVVAGPDAPLNSVDPQRLRIGARVQVTFAEADGTTLPRWLLERP; translated from the coding sequence ATGCTCCAGCCAGTCACCGACGAGGACGGCGCGCCCTTCTGGGAGTACACCGCCCGGCACGAACTGCGCGTCCAGTCCTGCGCGGAGTGCTCCACGCTGCGCTTCCCGCCCCGCCCCTGCTGCCCGCGGTGCCAGTCCTTCGACAGCGAGTGGCGGCGGATGTCCGGGCGCGGCCGCATCTGGTCGTACGTCCTCCCGCACCCGCCGCTGCTGCCCGACTACGCGGCCCAGGCCCCGTACAACGCGGTCGTGGTGGAGCTGGCCGACGCCCCGCACATCCGGCTCGTCGGCAATGTGGTCGCCGGGCCCGACGCGCCGCTGAACTCGGTGGACCCGCAGCGGCTGCGCATCGGCGCCCGGGTGCAGGTCACCTTCGCCGAGGCCGACGGGACGACCCTGCCGCGCTGGCTCCTGGAGCGGCCATGA
- a CDS encoding FadD3 family acyl-CoA ligase — MRGDVEWGSIPALVRSAAERYGEREAVVDGRTRISYTELGERIERAAAACIASGVNAGDRVAVWAPNTVDWIVSALGAVTAGAVLVPLNTRFKGAEAAYVLERSRATLLFVTGTFLGTSYVASLRRAAGRGSGSGPLPALPELEQVVVLSEDAPESFRTWKDFLAAGEHVSGAAVRARADAVDSSAPSDIIFTSGTTGRPKGAVITHAQTLRCYGIWCELAGLREGDRYLIVNPFFHTFGYKAGIIACLMRGATMVPQPVFNIDTVLANVTAERISVLPGPPTLHQSLLDHPARDQHDLSALRLVVTGAAVVPLQLVERLRSELRIATVITAYGLSEASGIVTMCREGDSTEVIATTSGRAIPDTEVRVAAPPGEPGEVLVRGFNVMREYFEAPEATAEAFTPDGWLRTGDVGVLDTGGHLRITDRIKDMFIVGGFNAYPAEIEQLLGLHPDVADVAVVGVPDGRLGEVGKAYAVRRPGATLTADDLIAWSRREMANYKVPREVDFVPELPRNASGKVLKGELRGRGR; from the coding sequence ATGCGCGGGGACGTGGAGTGGGGCAGTATTCCGGCGCTGGTGCGGTCCGCTGCCGAACGGTACGGCGAGCGGGAGGCGGTCGTCGACGGCCGTACCCGGATCTCCTACACGGAGTTGGGCGAGCGGATCGAGCGGGCGGCCGCCGCCTGCATCGCGTCCGGGGTGAACGCCGGCGACCGGGTCGCCGTCTGGGCGCCCAACACCGTCGACTGGATCGTCTCCGCGCTGGGCGCGGTGACGGCGGGCGCGGTCCTGGTCCCGCTGAACACCCGCTTCAAGGGCGCGGAGGCGGCGTACGTACTGGAGCGCAGCCGGGCCACGCTGCTCTTCGTGACCGGCACCTTCCTCGGCACCTCGTACGTGGCGTCGCTGCGGCGCGCGGCCGGCCGGGGGAGCGGTTCCGGCCCGCTGCCCGCGCTGCCGGAGCTGGAGCAGGTGGTCGTGCTGTCGGAGGACGCCCCGGAGTCCTTCCGCACCTGGAAGGACTTCCTGGCGGCCGGCGAGCACGTCTCCGGCGCCGCCGTACGGGCCCGCGCGGACGCCGTCGACTCCTCGGCGCCTTCGGACATCATCTTCACCTCGGGCACCACGGGCCGCCCCAAGGGCGCGGTCATCACCCATGCGCAGACCCTGCGCTGCTACGGCATCTGGTGCGAGCTGGCCGGGCTGCGCGAGGGCGACCGCTACCTCATCGTGAACCCGTTCTTCCACACCTTCGGCTACAAGGCGGGCATCATCGCCTGTCTGATGCGGGGCGCGACGATGGTGCCGCAGCCGGTCTTCAACATCGACACCGTCCTCGCCAACGTCACCGCCGAACGCATCTCGGTGCTGCCGGGCCCGCCCACCCTCCACCAGTCCCTGCTCGACCACCCGGCCCGTGACCAGCACGACCTGAGCGCGCTGCGGCTGGTGGTGACGGGCGCCGCGGTCGTCCCGCTCCAGCTGGTCGAGCGGCTGCGCTCGGAGCTGCGCATCGCGACGGTGATCACGGCGTACGGCCTCTCGGAGGCGAGCGGCATCGTCACGATGTGCCGCGAGGGCGACAGCACGGAGGTCATCGCCACGACATCGGGCCGCGCGATCCCCGACACCGAGGTACGGGTGGCGGCGCCACCCGGCGAGCCGGGGGAGGTGCTGGTGCGCGGCTTCAACGTCATGCGGGAGTACTTCGAGGCCCCGGAGGCGACGGCGGAGGCGTTCACCCCGGACGGCTGGCTGCGCACCGGCGACGTGGGCGTCCTGGACACGGGGGGCCATCTGCGGATCACCGACCGGATCAAGGACATGTTCATCGTCGGCGGCTTCAACGCGTACCCGGCGGAGATAGAGCAACTGCTCGGCCTGCACCCGGACGTCGCGGACGTGGCGGTCGTCGGCGTACCGGACGGCCGCCTGGGCGAGGTCGGCAAGGCGTACGCGGTCCGGCGCCCGGGGGCGACGCTGACGGCGGACGACCTGATCGCGTGGTCACGCCGCGAGATGGCCAACTACAAGGTCCCGCGCGAGGTGGACTTCGTACCGGAACTGCCGCGGAACGCGAGCGGAAAGGTGCTGAAGGGCGAGCTGCGGGGGCGGGGGCGGTAG
- a CDS encoding amidohydrolase family protein has translation METFPKIISVDDHTVEPPHVWQDRLPSKYRDIGPRIVRAPLKSMSFLGGKFAPVMGAKGDDGPIGDWWIYEDLHRPLTRLDTAVGYDRDDIKLEVITYEQMRPGSFSVPDRLADMDVNHVQSALCFPTFPRFCGQTFTEASDRELGLLGVRAYNDWMVEEWCGPEAHGRLIPLPIVPLWDARLAAEEVRRNAARGVRAVAFSEIPPHLGLPSIHSDEWDPFLAACDETGTVIGMHIGSSSKMPSTSADAPPAVGSTITFANCCYSMVDWLMSGKFERFPNLKIMYAEGQIGWIPYILERADVVWEENRGWGGVAEKVHRPPSELFAEHVYGCFFDDAFGLKNLDSIGVGNVLYETDYPHSDSTWPKSREVGETQMGHLAPDVVDRIVRGNAIELLGLTEDGLWAG, from the coding sequence ATGGAGACTTTCCCGAAGATCATCTCGGTGGACGACCACACCGTGGAACCTCCCCATGTCTGGCAGGACCGGCTCCCGTCCAAATACCGGGACATCGGTCCGCGCATCGTCCGTGCGCCCCTCAAGTCCATGTCCTTCCTGGGCGGGAAGTTCGCCCCGGTGATGGGCGCCAAGGGCGACGACGGGCCGATCGGCGACTGGTGGATCTACGAGGACCTGCACCGGCCGCTGACCCGCCTGGACACGGCGGTCGGCTACGACAGGGACGACATCAAACTCGAAGTCATCACCTACGAACAGATGCGGCCCGGCTCCTTCTCGGTGCCCGACCGCCTCGCCGACATGGACGTCAACCACGTCCAGTCCGCGCTCTGCTTCCCGACCTTCCCGCGGTTCTGCGGCCAGACCTTCACGGAGGCGTCCGACCGCGAACTCGGGCTGCTCGGCGTCCGCGCGTACAACGACTGGATGGTGGAGGAATGGTGCGGGCCCGAGGCGCACGGCCGCCTCATCCCACTGCCCATCGTCCCGCTGTGGGACGCGCGGCTCGCGGCGGAGGAGGTCAGGCGCAACGCCGCACGCGGGGTGCGCGCGGTCGCGTTCTCCGAGATACCCCCGCACCTGGGGCTGCCGTCCATCCACTCCGACGAGTGGGACCCGTTCCTCGCCGCGTGCGACGAGACCGGCACGGTGATCGGGATGCACATCGGCTCGTCCTCGAAGATGCCGTCCACCTCGGCCGACGCACCCCCGGCGGTCGGGTCCACGATCACCTTCGCCAACTGCTGCTACTCGATGGTCGACTGGCTGATGAGCGGCAAGTTCGAGCGCTTCCCGAACCTGAAGATCATGTACGCGGAGGGCCAGATCGGCTGGATCCCGTACATCCTGGAACGCGCCGACGTGGTCTGGGAGGAGAACCGCGGCTGGGGCGGGGTGGCGGAGAAGGTCCACCGGCCGCCGTCCGAGCTGTTCGCGGAGCATGTGTACGGCTGCTTCTTCGACGACGCCTTCGGACTGAAGAACCTCGACTCGATCGGGGTGGGGAACGTGCTGTACGAGACGGACTACCCGCACTCGGACTCCACCTGGCCCAAGTCCCGCGAGGTCGGTGAGACACAGATGGGGCACCTCGCCCCGGACGTGGTCGACCGCATCGTGCGCGGCAACGCGATCGAGCTGCTCGGCCTGACCGAGGACGGCCTCTGGGCGGGGTGA
- a CDS encoding TIGR03619 family F420-dependent LLM class oxidoreductase, with translation MARVFPEGRLVYGMQLPIQSQSTIYAEAWEAAATPHDLAEIARTADRTGFAYIAGCDHVAIPRRLAEAMGTVWYDPVATLGFLAGITQRVRLMSHVAVLGLRHPLLTAKQYATLDHLSGGRLILGVGAGHVPEEFEAVGADFPGRGTVLNESIDALRAALGPDEYPEHHGTLYDFGGLAQLPRPAQSRVPLWVGGSSPAAVRRAAERADGWLPQGDPRDRLPGQIARLRTLREAAGVTDPIEIGAITEPLYVGEPGRPVGRRTLTGKPGAIAESLREYAAMGVDQIQVRFRSRSRTELTDQMAAFAADVAPHLNQ, from the coding sequence ATGGCACGGGTCTTTCCCGAAGGGCGGCTCGTCTACGGGATGCAGCTGCCCATCCAGTCCCAGAGCACCATCTACGCGGAGGCGTGGGAGGCCGCCGCCACCCCGCACGACCTGGCGGAGATCGCCCGCACCGCCGACCGCACCGGCTTCGCGTACATCGCGGGCTGCGACCACGTGGCCATCCCGCGGCGGCTCGCCGAGGCCATGGGCACGGTCTGGTACGACCCGGTCGCCACCCTCGGCTTCCTGGCCGGGATCACCCAGCGGGTACGGCTGATGAGCCACGTCGCGGTCCTCGGGCTGCGGCATCCGCTGCTCACCGCCAAGCAGTACGCGACCCTGGACCACCTCAGCGGCGGCCGGCTGATCCTCGGGGTCGGGGCGGGGCATGTGCCGGAGGAGTTCGAGGCAGTCGGGGCCGACTTCCCGGGGCGCGGGACCGTACTGAACGAGTCCATCGACGCGCTCCGGGCCGCGCTCGGCCCCGACGAGTACCCCGAACACCACGGCACGCTCTACGACTTCGGCGGACTCGCCCAGCTGCCCAGACCGGCCCAGAGCCGGGTGCCCCTCTGGGTCGGCGGGTCGTCGCCCGCAGCCGTGCGCCGGGCCGCCGAACGGGCCGACGGGTGGCTGCCGCAGGGTGACCCGCGCGACCGGCTGCCCGGACAGATCGCCCGGCTGCGCACGCTCAGAGAGGCGGCCGGGGTGACGGATCCGATCGAGATCGGTGCGATCACCGAGCCGCTGTACGTGGGGGAGCCCGGCCGGCCCGTCGGCCGCCGGACCCTCACCGGCAAGCCCGGGGCCATCGCCGAGTCGCTGCGGGAGTACGCGGCGATGGGTGTCGACCAGATCCAGGTGCGGTTCCGCAGCCGGAGCCGTACCGAACTCACCGACCAGATGGCGGCCTTCGCCGCCGACGTCGCCCCGCACCTCAACCAGTAG
- a CDS encoding glucose 1-dehydrogenase, translating to MGKLDGRVVVITGAARGQGEQEARLFVAEGAKVLLGDVLDEQGAALAKELGESAAYVRLDVTREADWSAAAAVAKETFGKIDGLVNNAGILRFNELVTTPLDEFQQVVQVNQVGAFLGIRTIAPEIEAAGGGTIVNTASYTALTGMAFVGSYAATKAAIVGLTRVAAMELAAKGIRVNAMCPGAIDTPMSNPAQLDPDADPAESSAALDELYRKLVPLGRVGRPEEVARLALFLSGEDSSYITGQPFVIDGGWLAGVSIF from the coding sequence ATGGGCAAGCTCGACGGGCGGGTCGTCGTCATCACCGGCGCGGCGCGCGGACAGGGCGAACAGGAGGCGCGGCTCTTCGTCGCCGAGGGGGCGAAGGTCCTGCTCGGGGACGTGCTGGACGAGCAGGGCGCGGCGCTCGCCAAGGAACTGGGGGAGTCCGCCGCGTATGTCCGTCTGGACGTGACCCGGGAGGCGGACTGGAGCGCCGCCGCCGCGGTGGCCAAGGAGACCTTCGGGAAGATCGACGGACTGGTCAACAACGCCGGCATCCTGCGCTTCAACGAGCTGGTGACGACCCCGCTGGACGAGTTCCAGCAGGTCGTGCAGGTCAACCAGGTCGGTGCCTTCCTCGGCATCCGGACCATCGCCCCGGAGATCGAGGCGGCGGGCGGCGGGACCATCGTCAACACCGCCTCGTACACCGCGCTCACCGGGATGGCGTTCGTCGGCTCGTACGCGGCGACCAAGGCCGCGATCGTCGGGCTGACCCGGGTCGCCGCGATGGAACTGGCGGCGAAGGGCATCCGGGTCAACGCGATGTGCCCGGGCGCCATCGACACCCCCATGAGCAACCCCGCCCAGCTCGACCCGGACGCGGACCCGGCCGAGTCGTCGGCGGCGCTGGACGAGCTCTACCGGAAACTGGTGCCGCTGGGGCGGGTGGGCAGGCCCGAGGAGGTCGCCAGGCTGGCGCTCTTCCTCTCGGGCGAGGACTCCTCGTACATCACCGGGCAGCCCTTCGTCATCGACGGCGGCTGGCTGGCCGGGGTCAGCATCTTCTGA
- a CDS encoding BTAD domain-containing putative transcriptional regulator: MDRDSGPRVPGQRTPQQSGDSRLTFSVLGPVRAWRGGEALPPGSPQQRALLAALLTRDGRTATAGELIDAIWGEDPPSQALAAVRTYASRLRKVLDPGVLVSESGGYAIRIRAESVDLHRAQQLAANAEKAAGTGDRARARALIDEALELWDGEPLANVPGPYAETQRAALEEWRLQLTESRLDMDLEVGCHAEAVSELTSLTAAHPLRERLRELLMLALYRSGRQAEALAVYADTRKLLADELGVDPRPELARLQQRILQADAELARPAEESAPPAPSAARPAQLPATVPDFTGRAAFVRELGDRLVTAEGSVMAVSALAGIGGVGKTTLAVHVAHAARPHFPDGQLYVDLQGAGSRAAEPETVLGAFLRALGTADTAIPDSLDERAALYRTALDGRRVLVLLDNARDAAQIRPLLPGTAGSAALVTSRARMVDLAGAHLVDLDVMSPEEALQLFTKIVGQERVGSERQASLDVVAACGFLPLAIRIAASRLSARRTWTVSVLAAKLADERRRLDELQAGDLAVKATFELGYGQLEPQQARAFRLLGLAEGPDLSLAAAAAVLNMPAREAEDLLESLVDTSLLESAAPGRYRYHDLVRLYARSCAERDEQPPVERELALSRLLDFYLATAARVYAIERPGDRLVDHLEPTTYEGLTFTDRHDAQDWLYAEAMSLLACVRQSAAGTGTLRRAVDLLWAALDLAESGANSKEYTYAAGLLRDAARAARDEHAQGRAALTLTYVHHVAGRFDLAGQDAEEADRLAVRTGDRLSACWAANLLGIMEFYRGHFDVGKAQAHLTRAVEGFRDCEDMAGEASALCNLSRLHLVDGDVTKAVALSRQGTEMYDRMGHALKGANGRYALGLALTQDGQLTAAAERLNEALEVFRDSRQRLWEGMALFRLAEVDITAGHSAQAATRAEMALTVLRGIGGEWRRGNVLTLLGRALNGIGQPGRARVCWLEALAVYEELKSPEADGVRELLAPLKAA; encoded by the coding sequence ATGGACCGTGACAGCGGGCCGCGCGTACCGGGGCAGCGGACTCCGCAGCAGAGCGGGGACAGCAGGCTCACGTTCAGCGTGCTCGGACCCGTACGCGCCTGGCGTGGCGGAGAGGCGCTGCCGCCCGGATCGCCGCAGCAGCGCGCACTGCTGGCCGCGCTGCTGACCCGCGACGGCCGCACGGCCACCGCGGGCGAGCTGATCGACGCGATCTGGGGCGAGGACCCGCCCTCCCAGGCACTGGCCGCGGTACGCACCTACGCCTCCAGACTGCGCAAGGTCCTGGACCCCGGGGTCCTGGTCAGCGAGTCGGGCGGTTACGCGATCCGGATACGGGCCGAGTCCGTCGACCTCCACCGCGCGCAGCAGCTGGCCGCGAACGCCGAGAAGGCCGCCGGTACGGGCGACCGCGCCAGGGCGCGCGCCCTGATCGACGAGGCGCTGGAGCTGTGGGACGGCGAGCCCCTGGCGAACGTGCCGGGCCCGTACGCCGAGACCCAGCGGGCCGCCCTGGAGGAGTGGCGGCTCCAGCTGACCGAGTCGCGGCTCGACATGGACCTGGAGGTCGGCTGCCACGCCGAGGCGGTCTCCGAGCTGACCTCGCTGACCGCCGCCCATCCGCTGCGGGAGCGGCTGCGCGAGCTGCTGATGCTGGCGCTGTACCGCAGCGGGCGGCAGGCGGAGGCGCTGGCCGTGTACGCCGACACGCGCAAGCTGCTCGCCGACGAGCTGGGGGTGGACCCCCGGCCCGAACTGGCCAGGCTCCAGCAGCGGATCCTCCAGGCGGACGCGGAACTGGCCCGGCCGGCCGAGGAGTCGGCGCCGCCCGCACCCAGCGCCGCCCGCCCGGCGCAACTGCCCGCCACCGTGCCGGACTTCACCGGGCGGGCCGCCTTCGTACGGGAGCTGGGCGACCGGCTGGTCACCGCCGAGGGGTCGGTGATGGCCGTCTCGGCGCTGGCCGGTATCGGCGGGGTGGGCAAGACGACGCTCGCCGTACACGTGGCGCACGCGGCCCGGCCGCACTTTCCCGACGGGCAGCTGTATGTCGATCTCCAGGGCGCGGGGTCGCGGGCCGCGGAGCCCGAGACCGTGCTCGGCGCGTTCCTGCGCGCCCTCGGCACGGCCGACACGGCCATCCCCGACTCGCTCGACGAGCGCGCCGCGCTCTACCGGACGGCGCTCGACGGACGCCGGGTGCTGGTCCTGCTGGACAACGCGCGGGATGCCGCGCAGATCCGCCCGCTGCTGCCCGGCACGGCCGGATCGGCGGCCCTGGTCACCAGCCGCGCCCGGATGGTCGACCTGGCGGGAGCGCATCTGGTGGACCTGGACGTGATGTCGCCCGAGGAGGCGCTCCAGCTCTTCACGAAGATCGTCGGCCAGGAGCGGGTCGGCAGCGAGCGCCAGGCGTCCCTGGACGTGGTGGCGGCCTGCGGCTTCCTGCCGCTGGCGATCCGGATCGCGGCCTCACGGCTTTCGGCCCGCCGCACCTGGACGGTCTCGGTGCTGGCGGCGAAGCTCGCCGACGAGCGGCGCCGCCTGGACGAACTCCAGGCGGGCGACCTGGCGGTGAAGGCCACGTTCGAGCTGGGGTACGGGCAGCTGGAGCCGCAGCAGGCGCGGGCGTTCCGCCTGCTGGGCCTGGCGGAGGGCCCGGACCTCTCGCTGGCCGCGGCTGCCGCCGTCCTGAACATGCCGGCCCGGGAGGCGGAGGACCTGCTGGAGTCGCTCGTCGACACCTCGCTCCTGGAGTCGGCCGCGCCGGGCCGGTACCGCTACCACGACCTGGTCCGGCTCTACGCGCGTTCCTGCGCCGAGCGCGACGAACAGCCGCCGGTGGAAAGGGAGCTGGCCCTGTCCAGGCTGCTGGACTTCTATCTGGCGACGGCGGCCCGGGTGTACGCGATCGAGCGCCCGGGCGACCGGCTGGTCGACCACCTGGAGCCGACGACGTACGAGGGCCTGACCTTCACGGACCGGCACGACGCCCAGGACTGGCTGTACGCGGAGGCGATGTCCCTGCTGGCCTGCGTCCGCCAGTCGGCCGCCGGGACCGGCACCCTGCGGCGGGCGGTCGACCTGCTGTGGGCGGCGCTGGACCTGGCGGAGTCGGGGGCGAACTCGAAGGAGTACACGTACGCGGCCGGGCTCCTGCGGGACGCCGCGCGCGCCGCGCGGGACGAGCACGCCCAGGGGCGGGCCGCCCTCACCCTGACCTATGTGCACCACGTGGCGGGCCGCTTCGACCTGGCCGGGCAGGACGCCGAGGAGGCGGACCGGCTCGCCGTACGGACCGGGGACCGGCTGTCCGCGTGCTGGGCGGCCAACCTCCTCGGGATCATGGAGTTCTACCGGGGCCACTTCGACGTCGGGAAGGCGCAGGCCCATCTCACCCGGGCCGTCGAGGGGTTCCGGGACTGCGAGGACATGGCGGGCGAGGCGAGCGCGCTGTGCAACCTGTCACGGCTCCACCTCGTCGACGGTGACGTCACCAAGGCGGTGGCGCTCTCCCGGCAGGGCACGGAGATGTACGACCGCATGGGCCATGCCCTCAAGGGGGCCAACGGCCGCTACGCGCTGGGACTGGCGCTGACCCAGGACGGACAGCTCACCGCCGCGGCGGAGCGGCTGAACGAGGCCCTGGAGGTGTTCCGCGACAGCCGTCAGCGGCTCTGGGAGGGGATGGCGCTCTTCCGGCTGGCCGAGGTCGACATCACGGCGGGCCACAGCGCCCAGGCGGCGACCCGGGCGGAGATGGCACTGACCGTCCTGCGCGGTATCGGCGGCGAGTGGCGGCGCGGCAACGTCCTCACCCTGCTGGGCCGCGCCCTCAACGGCATAGGGCAGCCCGGCCGCGCACGGGTCTGCTGGCTGGAGGCACTGGCCGTCTACGAGGAGCTCAAGTCACCGGAGGCGGACGGGGTGCGCGAGCTGCTGGCACCACTGAAAGCGGCCTGA